One segment of Leptodactylus fuscus isolate aLepFus1 chromosome 7, aLepFus1.hap2, whole genome shotgun sequence DNA contains the following:
- the LGMN gene encoding legumain: MMIFTPLLLGLVALSSAMPIEDPEDNGKHWVVLVAGSNGWYNYRHQADLCHAYQIVKKNGIPDEQIIVMMYDDIANNEENPTKGIIINRPNGTDVYAGVPKDYTGEDVTPANFLAVLKGDSEAVKGKGSGKVLQSGPHDHVFVYFTDHGAPGILAFPNDDLHVEDLNKTIQYMYENKKYKKMVLYIEACESGSMMNHLPNNINVYATTAANPHESSYACYYDEKRDTYLGDLYSVSWMEDSDVEDLTHETLHKQFVLVKQHTNTSHVMQYGNRTISHMKVKQFQGSGKTVAPRLSLEPVKRLDLIPSPDVPMTILKRKFMATNNIMEARGILSKITSLQGAKSLIKESVKKIVLLVAESDEMASEIFSDQMIINDMSCYRLAAEHFKMQCFNWHIPLYEYAMRELYTLVNLCESGYPLDRIKQAMDDVCKNLQ; encoded by the exons ATGATGATTTTTACACCTCTGCTGCTGGGCCTTGTGGCTCTTTCCTCAGCGATGCCTATTGAGGATCCAGAAGATAATGGCAAACACTGGGTGGTCCTAGTGGCCGGCTCCAATGGCTGGTACAACTACAGGCATCAG GCTGACCTGTGCCACGCTTACCAAATAGTTAAGAAGAACGGAATCCCAGATGAGCAGATTATTGTGATGATGTACGATGATATAGCCAACAATGAAGA AAACCCAACCAAAGGCATCATTATCAACAGACCTAATGGGACAGACGTGTATGCTGGGGTGCCGAAAGACTATACAGGGGAG GATGTTACTCCTGCAAACTTTCTGGCTGTCTTGAAAGGCGATTCAGAGGCTGTGAAAGGGAAAGGATCTGGGAAAGTCCTTCAAAG CGGACCACATGACCATGTGTTTGTCTACTTCACTGACCATGGAGCCCCAGGAATTCTGGCTTTCCCCAATGATGAT TTGCACGTCGAAGATCTCAACAAAACCATTcagtacatgtatgagaacaAGAAATACAAAAAG ATGGTGCTGTATATTGAGGCCTGTGAGTCTGGCTCCATGATGAACCATCTGCCCAATAACATTAATG TCTACgcaaccactgcagccaatcctcATGAGTCGTCATATGCCTGCTACTACGATGAAAAGAGAGACACTTACCTGGGAGATCTGTACAGTGTCAGCTGGATGGAGGACTCCGATGTG GAGGATTTGACACACGAGACTTTACATAAACAGTTTGTCCTGGTCAAGCAACACACAAACACCAGTCATGTGATGCAATATGGAAATCGG ACCATCTCCCATATGAAGGTGAAGCAGTTTCAAGGCAGTGGTAAAACAGTGGCTCCTCGTCTCAGCTTAGAGCCAGTGAAAAGACTGGATTTGATCCCGAGCCCAGATGTTCCTATGACTATCCTGAAAAGAAAATTTATGGCCACTAATAACATTATGGAGGCCCGAGGTATTCTGTCAAAAATCACATCACTGCAAGGG GCAAAGTCATTGATAAAGGAGTCTGTGAAGAAGATTGTTTTGCTGGTAGCAGAATCAGATGAGATGGCGAGTGAAATATTCAGTGACCAAATGATCATCAATGATATGTCCTGTTACCGCTTGGCAGCTGAGCATTTCAAGATGCAGTGCTTCAACTGGCACATACCACTG TATGAATATGCCATGAGAGAGCTGTACACTTTGGTGAATCTATGTGAGTCTGGTTACCCCCTGGATAG AATCAAGCAAGCTATGGATGATGTGTGCAAAAATCTACAATGA